CGCACCGTGGGACAGGAGCtccatatatcatatatcatataccGTATAGAGGTACCCCCAACATAAGGGAACCAACTCATCAAGTATCTATACCATTTAGCTTGTTCCATGTTGTTAAACCCTAACATATATCAATAATCCACTGATAAGATTCCCATAAGATAGGAAAATCATTCATAGATTGGGGGTTGTATAATTGTAAACTCAAGTGGTCATATATGGTCATATACCACATGCCGCATATAACTACTACAAATTTCACTTGAACTTGTGTCAGATCTCATTCCTCAAAACAGTTCATGGAACAATTAGGGTTATCAGACTATTACAGGTGTCTTCAGATTCTACGAAGTGTGCTTACTAATGGGTAAAATACACCTTGACTTATTGGCCAAGTTTGTACCACTGTGCCGAAAATAGGGGGGCTGTCACGATTTGCTCTCATAATaatatgaatttcaatttcggtctggctgcggctgttgcatttgattttcaagatatatatttaatcatttCCAGAGTAATTAAcagcttttggtttttcaagCATTGGCGCAACTGGACAATGGTTACCTCTCGTTTGCAATTCGCATTCGCATCGAATTGGGGGAAAAACCAGTTTGGACCTTCGATTTTCCGAAAGTTTTGACCAAAGTTTTTGACTCTTGCGGCCTGAGTTCTGCATGTAAATTAGATTTAGACGGCTGTTACCGGTTGTTCAGGTCTTTCCAAATAAGCAATCATCACAAATGTTTACTTTAAGTCATAGTTTAAGCTCTTATGATCTACTTATGATCTATGATGATCTTATGATCTACTTCTTACATAGAATAGAAGTTCTTACATATGGCTGTTCCATTAAAAGCACTCACTCACAGTGCTGGGTATCTGTTAGTCGGTTCGGTTGCCTTGCGCGTTCCTTCTCGCTGTAACCTTGATGTGTGGCTGTTGCATAACCAAGAAATGCGAATCTGGTCCAAAACTCATGCGAAAACCAGTCCGTGCCACACCCCTCCACTTTTGGCTGGGCACCTAGACGAAAGTGAAAACTCGTtcgaatttccatttcccagcaaaagctgggaaaaccaCAGGATATCGAGATGTAAGTATTGCATGTCAAAATCTAAAACTGTGCAAATCTCCGTCCCGAAAAGCGCTTGACTTCGAATGGAATGGCAGCGACAGACAACCAACTGACCAACAATTTGGCGAACATTTCGTATGAATACCATAGTCATGTTGTATGGAAAGCCAAATCGACTTTTAATCAACAGCGACTAAGTTAAGTACGTGCCCCTCGATTAATGCCTACTCCAAGTGTGAAGTAATTCGGTCATTCTCGGGAAATTCGACAAGGCAGAGATGCTACCGAAGCAGCCGAAACCAGCGGCTTATCTTTCCGCGTATTCTTCCGAATCGCATTGTATTAGCCACGTTAAGAGTTCGCCGGCCCTGCCCTGATTACCGAGGGTAGCAATGCCTCCGATTATGGGTAAGTGCTGGAAAGTACCCGCTGTTCGTACTAACTCGTCGGACGCGCAGATAATGAATACGCGATTCCGAATGGATAACGCACAGGAGGATTTGCCAGTGTGTATAAATGGGCTAGGGAAGGGCGATTCGCTAAACAGTCGTAAACTAGGAACTCGAGGAGAAAGATGATCAAGCTATTGGCTATATTGCTGACCGCCGGACTGGCGGTGATCCAAGGAGCGCTACCGCCGTCCCAACTATCCAGTAATCTATGGACGCCGCACGATGTGCCCACCATGGCGGATTACGAACGGCTCGTGGATCTGCGCTCCCTGGCCATGGAGTTCTATCGCGAATTCCGAAACATTTCAACGGCGGATGTGCATCTGCTGGGTGAGCGGATTGGACCGCAAGATCTACAGTGCCTGGCGGATATGGTCCAGTTTATGAGTGCCCTAAGTGCGCCCAAGGCGTGGGCCCTAAAAAGTGGGTATTACAACCAGCATCTCCAGCTCGATGGCACTTGAGTTAATCCATGACAATTTCCATTCCATGCTCAGTGCTCGACGCGTGGGGCACCATTCCATCGGGTTATCTCATTGGCAACCGCGTCGACATGGGCAACTACAGGGAGTGCATGTCCGAGGGCGGATTGCTCACCTCAGCGCAGGACATCCAGGGAAAGTACTGCTTCATGGAGCTGCCGGTCGCCAAGTGGTTGGGCTTCAATTCGGAGCTGCTGAAGGAGATCAGCATAAGAACCGCTGTGTGCCTGCCCTCCTCCTGCTCGGCGAGCAACATGGAGCTGTACCTCAAGCAACTGCTCAAGCGGCTGCTTGGCGTCAGTGATGTGACCAACTTGTTTTCCATCAGCGAGTCATCGTGCCGAACCAAGGATAGAGCACCCTGGGATGGGCTCACCATATTCACAGTGTGAGTAGTGTCATGACACATCCCAGCTGATCTATCCATACTAACTGACTCCCATCAGCGTTCTACTGTCCGTATTCGGCGCCACGGTGATCCTGTGCACCCTCTACGACTACTTCTTGTGTCCGGAGCAGGGTAAGTAGAGCTGGCTTCAATCGGATTACAGCCTATATAGATATGTAGCCTATATGTACTATGTTTCCATGTCTACCCGCAGATAAGCTGCCCCGGCCCATCAGGGCCTTCTCAGCCCGTGCCACTTCGCGCTCGCTGTTCACCATCGTGGAGAACTCGGCGAATCCGAATGTGATCCACTGCCTCAATGGCATGCGGTGCATGTCCCTGATCTGGGTGATCTTCAGCCATGAGTACATTGGCAACATGAAGGGTCCCGCCATGAATCCAGTGGACAACCTGATATGGGCGTCGCAGTTCTTCTCGAGCTTCATACTCTACGGCACCTTGTCGGTGGACACGTTCTTCTTCATCGCCGGCTTGCTGCTGGTTTCAATTGGCCTGCGAAGCATGGAAAAGTGAGTCAACTTGTACGGGGATTGATGTGTGAGCAGGCTAACGTTCTCCATGCCTCCAGGAACAAGGGAAAGCTGAATGTGCCGCTGATGTATCTGCACCGATATCTGCGCCTTACCCCGGTCGTAGCCCTTGCCATACTGTTTTTCTACAAGATGATACCCCTCTTCGCCGACGGTCCAATGTATGATGATATCGGCTTCTTCGAATACTCCGCGTGCAAGAAGACCTGGTATTGGACCCTTCTCTACGTGCAGAACTACGCAACTTCCGATGTGGTGAGTTGAAAGTCCAAGTTGATCAGTAGAAGCAGACAAGCCAATCTAGTCCGTCCGTATCAGCATGGCTCTGTATCAACGCCAAGATCTCGATGGTGTGTATATTGCCTTAGAAGTTAGCGAATGGAAGGTCACTCCGATAGATGGCGCCTGCATCACTTGAGTTGTTCGTTGGCGCCATCTATGTAAGTTCGGTGGTACCATTGCCATTGCAGTGAAGGGTATCTATTAGTCTATCTAACTATTGATTGAATGTTGCTTCTCAGTGCGTGCCGCATACCTGGTACTTGGCGGTGGACATGCAACTGTACCTCCTGTCCCCGATCCTGCTGATCGCCCTCTACAAGTGGGGCAAGAAGGCGGCCGGAGGTATCCTGGTGGTCACTTTGTTGCTCTCGGCCTGCCTGTTTTCCACCATAATGGTGAATGACTTTCCCGTGATGTTCAAGTAAGCCAGTCGCGCCCGCCGCTTTGTGTCCTCCAATGCTAATTGCAATCGCTCCCCCCTCACAGAACTGGAATTCAGGCTCAGGTGGTTCAGGAGAAGATCTACTccgccacgcacacacatgcggcGCCCTGGTTGGTCGGCACTATGTTCGGCTACCTCCTGCACCTGATCCGTGGCCGGAGATTCAAGCTCAGCCCCCTGGCTGTCTGGGCAGGCTGGCTGCTCAGCCTGGCCCTGCTCTTCACCTCGATCTTCGCCTTGTATCCGTACTCGAAGCTGCTGGGCAAATCGCCCACGATATTGGAAGGAGCCCTCTACTACACACTGGTCCGGATCGCCTGGCCCCTCGGTCTCTGCTGGGTGGTCTTTGCGTGCATGCAGGGCTATGGAGGTCTGGCCAACAGCTTCCTCTCCTCACCACTTTGGCAGCCGCTGTCCAAGCTCTCCTACGGCGCCTACATCTGGCACATCTTCGTCATGGAAATCGCCAACAGAAGCGTTCAGAACAATACGTACTTCTCCAACTATCAAATGGTAAGTGTGCGGCAGGCAGGGTCACTCGTAATTCCTGTTGGACTTGATCGCTTCACTTTCCACTCCATAGATGCGTAACTTCTGGTCCACCTTTGGCTTCACCCTGCTGGTGACCTACGTGCTCTACGTTTTAATTGAGGCGCCTCTGGAGGCCTTGGAAAGAATGATGTTTCCCAACCGCAGAAGCCCGCCAGCAGCAAAGGATCAGCCGCAAATCGAACCCCGAACGGATGTCGTGGAGCAGATAGACGGGATGGACCCGGTGGAGCAGATAGACAGTCCGACCCAGTCCGACCTGGAAACGAGTGCCAACAAAACGGAGACTGACCTCGAGTTATCAAATTAGACTTAGTTAGAATGTACGCAACTTATCAGTTCCTATTTAACCTTTATTAAAACGAATCACTTGTAATCTATAGTTACAATGGAATCGTCCTTGATTTGAAAAGCCTTGCACTCAAGACGGTATCAGTCCGTTATCTGGTTGCGACTTTTGCGACCAGGTGGGTTTCAAATGAGTCATGAAGGTGATTCCCGACTTTGGCTTGGTGTAATGGGCACACAAAGATTTATATTCTGACTCACAGAGGGGATGCACACCCCATTCAGTTacagagaaaaaaacaaacaaaaaactgaaggAACGACTTAGTCTAGTGACTCGACTATCACATATGCACTAAAACGTTTACAAGTTCTTCAGTTTGATAAGAAGCAAATCTGCTGATAATTTACATTCCAtagattacgtatacgtatttGTGTACTTGATACCGACTTCGCTGACCATGTCTTGACTCTCATCTGCGTAGTGACGAAATACTGTGTATATAGTCAGGAAATTGGAGAATTCGCTCTGATGAAACGATACTATCAATCGATTGTCAAACCAATCGAAAcgtatttataaacattttactttcaTTCAGTTTTAAGAAACTTGTGTTTTGGAGGtttaaagtgggcgtggccaaaatgttttGGGCATATCGATAAAAATGGGCacgacaaataataaaatacaaaattcaaaaaaagtGTAGGCGTATTTGCATTCTGAATCGAACTTTATAGCTTATATAgtttatacggacggacagacggacagatgGACGTGAATATATCGACTCGTCTAGTGATTTTGATCAAGAATCGGATTGGAATCGGAAGCGCTTACTTTACAATGAATATAGAACACAGTTTTAATCTTTAGGTAACgaaaaaatcatatattttaaaagtaattaTAATAACACGGCGCTCTTTTCGGAAGAAGCCTGTATAGCTTCGTCGGGTATCGTGGATGTCGCTTGCGCAGGCTCCTCTACTGGAGATTCTTCGACTGTTGCCTTCACCTCCGGCATCCTGGTCTCCACCACCGCGGCCGGCTTGGAATTTGGTCTCTTTGCGGGCAGCAAAAGGTTTTCCAGACCGGCGAAGGGCGCTTCGATCAGGATATGCATGAGGTACGAGAACAGAATGGTGAAGCCAAAGTCCGACCAGAATCGAAGCATCTGGAGAAGGGGGGATTCTTAGAATGGATTCAACAATGGCTACCAGAACATGCTACCTACCACTTGATAGTCACTGAAGTAGGTACTAGTGTGCGTGATGCCACCGTTGAAGCTCTCGATGAACATGTGGAAGATGTAGGCGGCGTAGGATAGCCTGGACAGCGGCTGCCACAGGGGAGAGGAGAGGAAGCTGTTGGCCAGTCCTCCGTAGCCGTGCATGCAGGCGAAGACCACCCAGCAGAGACCGAGGGGCCAGGCGATCCTGGTTAGGCTTACGTAGAAGGCCTCCTCCACAATGGGCAACGTGTTCTGGCCATAGACCGCAAACAGGCAGCTGGCTATCAGTGACAACGCAATCAGCCATCCCAGGAGCACAGCCAGGGGATTCAGCTTGAACTCCTTGCCCCGGTTGATGTGAAGGAAGTAGCCGAACAGGATGCCAATGAGGTAGGGAGAGGCACGAGTCTGTGTGGCGTAGTAGAGCCTCCTCATCGAATCACCGCCACTTCCGCTGCAAATAAGAGAAGCTATTGGTCTGATTAACTACATGGGCATCCCTAACATCCACTTACAGCGATAAGTTATTGATGACCATGATGCTGAAGAGGCAGCCGGCCAGAAGGAGCATCAGAACAAAGATTCCGGCGGCCGCCTTCTTGCCCCACTTGTACAGGCAGATCAGGAGGAAGGGTGCGAAGATGTACAGCTGCATGTCCACCGCCAGGTACCAGGAATGACTTAggcactgcgagaaatataTAAGATGATATAAGATGGTGATACAAGATGTCGGATCGGAGGAGCCTACCAGGCTGTCAGTCGCATAGTTCTGCACATAGAGGAGTGTCCAGTACCAGGTGCTCTCGCACGCCGAGTAGTCATCAAAGCCTATTGATCCCTTAAGTGGCCCGCTTCCCCACAGCGGCAGGATCTTCACGTAGAAGAGTATGGCAATGGCCAGGATGGGGGTGAGTCGCAGATACCGATGCAGATACATCAGGGGTATATTGACCTTGCCCTTGGTTCTGGACGGAGTACCAACAAGGTAAGTGGAGTAATTCAAATGATGGGCATAGGCCACAACTCACCTTTCCAATGATCGCAG
This Drosophila simulans strain w501 chromosome X, Prin_Dsim_3.1, whole genome shotgun sequence DNA region includes the following protein-coding sequences:
- the LOC6726459 gene encoding O-acyltransferase like protein, with amino-acid sequence MIKLLAILLTAGLAVIQGALPPSQLSSNLWTPHDVPTMADYERLVDLRSLAMEFYREFRNISTADVHLLGERIGPQDLQCLADMVQFMSALSAPKAWALKMLDAWGTIPSGYLIGNRVDMGNYRECMSEGGLLTSAQDIQGKYCFMELPVAKWLGFNSELLKEISIRTAVCLPSSCSASNMELYLKQLLKRLLGVSDVTNLFSISESSCRTKDRAPWDGLTIFTVVLLSVFGATVILCTLYDYFLCPEQDKLPRPIRAFSARATSRSLFTIVENSANPNVIHCLNGMRCMSLIWVIFSHEYIGNMKGPAMNPVDNLIWASQFFSSFILYGTLSVDTFFFIAGLLLVSIGLRSMEKNKGKLNVPLMYLHRYLRLTPVVALAILFFYKMIPLFADGPMYDDIGFFEYSACKKTWYWTLLYVQNYATSDVCVPHTWYLAVDMQLYLLSPILLIALYKWGKKAAGGILVVTLLLSACLFSTIMVNDFPVMFKTGIQAQVVQEKIYSATHTHAAPWLVGTMFGYLLHLIRGRRFKLSPLAVWAGWLLSLALLFTSIFALYPYSKLLGKSPTILEGALYYTLVRIAWPLGLCWVVFACMQGYGGLANSFLSSPLWQPLSKLSYGAYIWHIFVMEIANRSVQNNTYFSNYQMMRNFWSTFGFTLLVTYVLYVLIEAPLEALERMMFPNRRSPPAAKDQPQIEPRTDVVEQIDGMDPVEQIDSPTQSDLETSANKTETDLELSN
- the LOC27208258 gene encoding nose resistant to fluoxetine protein 6; this translates as MAGLAVILGLGLLALASVNAEMTNIFAMTNAKLLTEHFAGGDHYSSVFNTRRLSVEFFEHYSNVTLEDLTANSRLPSLQDLECLADLALLSKDLSSSKFWALKMIDSWGVLPSGMLVGNFWNLGNFDECIAIDHAVTSSHSIKGKYCISKVAPAPTALPILAIKSAVCFPASCSAANMDTMLRRLFQQLLSVEIDADVQIVAEETCQTAVRKPYDGLAIFTIVIVSILGAIVGSCTIFDYFVCKDAKTIHPVVKAFSARANSRALFRIVDTKANPNVIDCLHGIRCLSFIWVVYGHEYMVIATSPNINMGYLLTWVNSFYSLFVKHAVYAVDSFFFLSGLLLVVIALRSLERTKGKVNIPLMYLHRYLRLTPILAIAILFYVKILPLWGSGPLKGSIGFDDYSACESTWYWTLLYVQNYATDSLCLSHSWYLAVDMQLYIFAPFLLICLYKWGKKAAAGIFVLMLLLAGCLFSIMVINNLSLGSGGDSMRRLYYATQTRASPYLIGILFGYFLHINRGKEFKLNPLAVLLGWLIALSLIASCLFAVYGQNTLPIVEEAFYVSLTRIAWPLGLCWVVFACMHGYGGLANSFLSSPLWQPLSRLSYAAYIFHMFIESFNGGITHTSTYFSDYQVMLRFWSDFGFTILFSYLMHILIEAPFAGLENLLLPAKRPNSKPAAVVETRMPEVKATVEESPVEEPAQATSTIPDEAIQASSEKSAVLL